A region of the Corynebacterium endometrii genome:
GTCTTACGGAAACTTTGACGCGCTGCGTGGGGTAAACCTCTCCGTCAATGAGGGGCAGGTGACCTGCGTGCTGGGGGATAACGGCGCGGGTAAATCCACCCTGATCAAAATCCTTGCCGGATTGCATAAGCAAACCACCGGAGTGATGCTCATCGACGGGGAGGAGGCTACTTTTGAGTCCCCGCGTGATGCCATTGCCCAAGGTATCGCCACGGTGTATCAGAACTTGGCGATCGTCGATGAGATGAGCGTGTGGCGCAACTTTTTCCTCGGACAGGAAATCACGGGCTTTCTCGGCAGCCTGAAGGAGGAACAGATGCGCGCCATCTGCTCCGAGCAGCTGCGCGACATGGGTATTGACATCCCGGATGTGGACGTAGAAGCCGGCAATCTATCCGGTGGTCAGCGCCAGGTGGTTGCCATCGCCCGTGCGGTCTACTTCGGTGCCCGCGTGTTGATTCTGGATGAACCAACCGCGGCCTTGGGCGTCAAGCAGTCCGGCGTGGTACTAAAGTTCATCGCCGCCGCGCGCGACCGTGGCCTGGGCGTGGTCTTTATTACCCACAATCCGCACCATGCTTACCTGGTGGGAGATCATTTCAGTATCCTCAAGCTGGGCCGCCAGGAGCTTGATGCTCGCCGTGACGAGGTCACCCTAGAGGAGCTGACCCGCCAGATGGCCGGCGGCGGAGAACTTGAGGCGCTCAGCCACGAATTAGGGCGCCAAGGCTAGCCGCCCGCCCGGCGCGGGGCGGTTACATGCGCATCGCCTTCATGGCCCTCATGCCGGTTCTGACTATTGCACGGAATGTGGAAGGGGAGACGTGGTGGGATGGGGCGATGGGGTGGAAGCGCTGCTGGGACACGGTGCGCTTGTTCGTCCACAAACGCATGCCGGTGATCCCGTGCCGATGATTGAGCCCGGAGTCCTTGACCCCGCCCCCAGGCGCGGAGATGGAACCGTACGCGGGGGCAAAGGCCTCATTGATATTGACCATCCCGGCCTCAAGCCGGCTGGCCACAGCCCAGGCGCGTCTGGTGTTTTTACCCCACACCGAAGCGGTGAGGCCAAAGTCTGAATCATTAGCGCGCGCGATGGCCTCCTCCGCGGAATCCACCACATAGACGGCGACCACCGGGCCGAAGGTCTCCGAGTCATACAGTTTCATTTCAGGGGTAACTCCGGTGATGATGGTGGGCTCATAGAAGTATGGGCCCAACTCGGGCAGGGCGGTGCCGCCAGCTATCACAGTAGCCCCTTTAGCCACGGCGTCCTCAACGTGGGAAGAGACCGTCTCAAGCTGGGCCGGGCCGGTGAGGGAACCGATGGTGGCGGCGTCGCTAAAAGCGGGGCCTACAACCTGGCGCTTAGTGGCCCGGGCAAACGCCTCGATGAACTCATCCGCAATGGCGGAGTGGACATAGATGCGCTCGGCCGACATGCACAGCTGGCCGGACGAGGAGAAACAGGCGCGCACCGCGCCCTCGGCGGCGTAGTCTACGTCAGCATCCTCCAGCACCAGCATCGGATTCTTGCCTCCCAATTCGGCCATGGTGGGCAGCAGGCGCGCCGCGGCCTGGGAGGCCATTTGCTTGCCCACGCGGGTCGAACCGGTAAAGGAGAGCCCGTCCACGCGCTCGACCAGCGCGTCACCCACTTCGGCGCCACGGCCGGGGACCAGTTGCCATACGCCGGAGGGAAGGCCCGCCTGGATTGCCAAGCGCCGCAGGTACACAGCGGTAAGCGAGGTCTGGGAATCGGGCTTATGGACCACCGCATTGCCCGCGATGAGCGCGGCAAGCACGTCACCCACGCCGAGGGATAGAGGGTAATTCCATGGGGAGATGAGCCCCACCACACCTAGCGGGTAGTACTGCGTGCGGGTCTTGGTCAGTACCGGCAGAGCCCCTTTGTGGCGTTCGGTCCCGTAGGCCTTTTGGGCACTGACCGCGTAGAAGCGGCAGCAATTGTAGATATCCATCAACTCGTCATACGCATGGCTGCGGGACTTGCCGTTTTCTGCCTGTATAAG
Encoded here:
- a CDS encoding ATP-binding cassette domain-containing protein; its protein translation is MAIIELQDLTKSYGNFDALRGVNLSVNEGQVTCVLGDNGAGKSTLIKILAGLHKQTTGVMLIDGEEATFESPRDAIAQGIATVYQNLAIVDEMSVWRNFFLGQEITGFLGSLKEEQMRAICSEQLRDMGIDIPDVDVEAGNLSGGQRQVVAIARAVYFGARVLILDEPTAALGVKQSGVVLKFIAAARDRGLGVVFITHNPHHAYLVGDHFSILKLGRQELDARRDEVTLEELTRQMAGGGELEALSHELGRQG
- a CDS encoding succinic semialdehyde dehydrogenase, whose product is MTVFTPASVSLPASVRTFLDSSPAADLRGTGEQHTSVFPFTGERLFTFSNATAGDVDQAVNDARAAQPEWGNAKLAARSAVLLRLHDLVMEHEEAVLDLIQAENGKSRSHAYDELMDIYNCCRFYAVSAQKAYGTERHKGALPVLTKTRTQYYPLGVVGLISPWNYPLSLGVGDVLAALIAGNAVVHKPDSQTSLTAVYLRRLAIQAGLPSGVWQLVPGRGAEVGDALVERVDGLSFTGSTRVGKQMASQAAARLLPTMAELGGKNPMLVLEDADVDYAAEGAVRACFSSSGQLCMSAERIYVHSAIADEFIEAFARATKRQVVGPAFSDAATIGSLTGPAQLETVSSHVEDAVAKGATVIAGGTALPELGPYFYEPTIITGVTPEMKLYDSETFGPVVAVYVVDSAEEAIARANDSDFGLTASVWGKNTRRAWAVASRLEAGMVNINEAFAPAYGSISAPGGGVKDSGLNHRHGITGMRLWTNKRTVSQQRFHPIAPSHHVSPSTFRAIVRTGMRAMKAMRM